From a region of the Rathayibacter sp. VKM Ac-2804 genome:
- a CDS encoding phosphotransferase, translating to MSGLDLSRQTSMVGVRVPEVAVALNGGVAPELVWRNQLDGLTFRVRDGYLKWNPRASGVDLGREAVRLEWLAGRHPAPRILERGEDPEAQWLLTAPLDGASAVAPEWVARPEDAVRAIAAGLRAVHALPVAEVPAALRGDSWFDRRPAALGAAPALDEPVVVHGDACAPNTLIGADGRWCASVDVGDLGVGDRWADLAVAAVSLGWNYGDGWAPLLLREYGVEPDEERALYYRELWGLES from the coding sequence GTGAGTGGGCTGGATCTGAGCAGGCAGACGTCGATGGTCGGGGTGCGGGTCCCCGAGGTGGCGGTGGCGCTCAACGGGGGAGTCGCGCCGGAGCTGGTGTGGCGGAACCAGCTGGACGGGCTGACGTTCCGTGTGCGGGACGGGTATCTGAAGTGGAATCCGCGGGCGAGCGGTGTCGACCTCGGGCGGGAGGCGGTGCGGCTGGAGTGGCTGGCCGGGCGGCACCCGGCGCCGCGGATCCTCGAGCGCGGTGAGGACCCCGAGGCCCAGTGGCTGCTGACGGCACCGCTCGACGGTGCGAGCGCCGTCGCTCCGGAGTGGGTCGCGCGGCCGGAGGACGCGGTGCGGGCGATCGCGGCGGGACTGCGGGCGGTGCACGCGCTGCCCGTCGCCGAGGTGCCCGCGGCGCTGCGTGGCGACTCGTGGTTCGACCGGCGTCCCGCGGCGCTCGGCGCGGCGCCGGCGCTGGACGAGCCCGTCGTCGTGCACGGGGACGCCTGCGCGCCGAACACGCTGATCGGCGCCGACGGACGCTGGTGCGCCTCCGTCGACGTGGGCGACCTCGGCGTGGGCGACCGCTGGGCGGACCTCGCGGTGGCGGCGGTCAGCCTCGGCTGGAACTACGGCGACGGCTGGGCGCCGCTCCTGCTGCGGGAGTACGGGGTCGAGCCCGACGAGGAGCGGGCGCTCTACTACCGGGAGCTCTGGGGGCTCGAGTCCTGA
- a CDS encoding pyrimidine reductase family protein, with translation MSARIDRLRPAPAADLDDGQLLAAYAEGAGDRWLRVNFVSSIDGAVTREGVSGALGGEADLRVFDLLRRLADVVLVAAGTVRTEGYGPMVLGDEAVAARTAAGLPPHPLFAIVSGSLDLDPASRIFTEAPVRPIVVTTAASPERRRAELADVADMLVCGEDALDAGLMRARLVERGLGRIHCEGGPGLLGTLLAADAVDELCLTISPSLESGDAGRIARGAATPRDMRLAHVLAAGDTLLLRYLR, from the coding sequence GTGAGCGCGCGGATCGATCGGCTCCGGCCCGCGCCGGCTGCGGACCTGGACGACGGGCAGCTGCTCGCGGCCTATGCGGAGGGCGCGGGTGACCGCTGGCTGCGGGTGAACTTCGTCTCGAGCATCGACGGCGCGGTGACGCGCGAGGGCGTGTCGGGGGCGCTGGGCGGCGAGGCGGACCTGCGGGTCTTCGACCTGCTGCGGCGCCTGGCCGACGTGGTGCTGGTCGCGGCCGGGACGGTGCGGACCGAGGGCTACGGGCCGATGGTGCTCGGCGACGAGGCCGTGGCGGCGCGGACGGCGGCGGGGCTGCCTCCGCACCCGCTGTTCGCGATCGTGTCGGGGTCGCTCGACCTCGATCCCGCGTCGCGGATCTTCACCGAGGCGCCGGTGCGGCCGATCGTCGTGACGACGGCCGCCTCGCCGGAGCGGCGGCGCGCCGAGCTGGCCGACGTGGCCGACATGCTGGTCTGCGGCGAGGACGCGCTGGATGCGGGCCTGATGCGCGCGCGGCTCGTCGAGCGCGGGCTCGGCCGGATCCACTGCGAGGGCGGTCCGGGCCTCCTCGGCACGCTGCTGGCGGCGGACGCCGTCGACGAGCTGTGCCTGACGATCAGCCCGTCGCTCGAGTCGGGTGACGCCGGACGCATCGCCCGCGGCGCTGCGACGCCGCGCGACATGCGCCTGGCTCACGTGCTGGCCGCCGGCGACACCCTCCTCCTCCGCTACCTGCGCTGA
- the folP gene encoding dihydropteroate synthase: MRRTIGGRGFDFEREVAVMAVVNRTPDSFYDKGSTFALDRAVEAAVRAAEQGADWVDIGGVPFGRGPAVSLQEELDRVVPVVAGIHERSDVVISVDTTRAEVARASIAEGASVVNDTSGLHDPGMLAVLAGSSAQLVVTHSLGAPRSEPAAPQYDDVVAEVIEHLRVRVDRARAAGIPDDRLIADPGHDLNKNTLHTLELTRRLGELAVLGLPVLAAVSNKDFIGETLDRPQGERLEGSLAAAVICILNGARIVRMHDVRQAVDAVRLTEAVLGWRAPAYLRHNVAADETAAGA; this comes from the coding sequence ATGAGGCGCACGATCGGCGGACGCGGGTTCGACTTCGAGCGGGAGGTCGCGGTGATGGCGGTCGTGAACCGCACGCCGGACTCCTTCTACGACAAGGGCTCCACCTTCGCGCTCGACCGTGCCGTCGAGGCGGCCGTGCGGGCCGCCGAGCAGGGCGCCGACTGGGTCGACATCGGCGGGGTGCCGTTCGGCCGCGGGCCCGCCGTCTCGCTCCAGGAGGAGCTGGACCGGGTGGTGCCGGTGGTCGCGGGCATCCACGAGCGCAGCGACGTGGTGATCTCCGTCGACACGACCCGCGCCGAGGTGGCCCGGGCGAGCATCGCCGAGGGCGCCTCCGTCGTCAACGACACCAGCGGGCTGCACGATCCCGGGATGCTCGCGGTGCTGGCGGGCTCCTCCGCGCAGCTCGTCGTCACGCACAGCCTCGGCGCGCCGCGGAGCGAGCCGGCGGCGCCGCAGTACGACGACGTCGTGGCGGAGGTGATCGAGCACCTGCGCGTCCGGGTCGACCGGGCGCGGGCGGCGGGGATCCCCGACGACCGGCTGATCGCCGATCCCGGCCACGATCTCAACAAGAACACGCTGCACACGCTCGAGCTGACCCGACGGCTGGGGGAGCTCGCGGTGCTCGGGCTCCCCGTGCTCGCGGCGGTCTCGAACAAGGACTTCATCGGCGAGACCCTGGACCGGCCGCAGGGCGAGCGGCTCGAGGGCTCGCTGGCGGCGGCGGTGATCTGCATCCTGAACGGGGCGCGGATCGTCCGGATGCACGACGTGCGGCAGGCGGTGGACGCGGTGCGGCTGACGGAGGCGGTGCTCGGCTGGCGCGCTCCGGCGTATCTGCGACACAACGTCGCGGCCGACGAGACGGCGGCCGGCGCGTGA
- a CDS encoding GNAT family N-acetyltransferase has translation MSASIAVGHGTVLRLIAREDGPALASAYRRNRLRLAPWEPTRSARFFEAGGQTDAIADALHGHRSGALLPLVLERGDELVGRVTLSNVVHGAFDSADLGYWVDGELEGRGVMTRAVGATLGLARDELRLHRVQAGTLLHNVGSQTVLERNGFERIGTARRYLRIAGEWQDHLLFQVLLEDTAATPLLPPQAPPIRLV, from the coding sequence GTGTCAGCCTCGATCGCCGTCGGCCACGGCACCGTCCTCCGCCTGATCGCCCGCGAGGACGGCCCCGCACTCGCGAGCGCGTACCGCCGCAACCGGCTCCGGCTCGCGCCGTGGGAGCCGACGCGCTCGGCCCGGTTCTTCGAGGCCGGCGGGCAGACCGACGCGATCGCCGACGCCCTGCACGGGCACCGGTCCGGAGCGCTCCTCCCGCTGGTGCTCGAGCGCGGCGACGAGCTCGTCGGGCGGGTGACGCTCTCGAACGTGGTGCACGGCGCCTTCGACAGCGCGGACCTCGGCTACTGGGTCGACGGCGAGCTCGAGGGCCGCGGGGTGATGACCCGGGCGGTCGGCGCGACGCTCGGCCTCGCCCGCGACGAGCTGCGGCTGCACCGGGTGCAGGCGGGCACGCTGCTGCACAACGTCGGCTCGCAGACGGTGCTCGAGCGCAACGGCTTCGAGCGCATCGGCACGGCCCGCCGCTACCTGCGGATCGCGGGGGAGTGGCAGGACCACCTGCTCTTCCAGGTGCTGCTGGAGGACACGGCAGCGACTCCCCTCCTGCCGCCGCAGGCCCCGCCGATCCGGCTCGTCTAG